The sequence CTCCAGCGCCTCGGCGAGACGGTCGGGTGACACAGCGTTCAGGTTCTTCATGACGAGGAACTCCAGGGGAGCCACGGTCGCCTCGGCATCGATGGTCGTCATCTCATCATCCATTCCTCGTGGGTGGGCGCATCGTCGCGCCCGTTCAGCCTACGCCTGCAGTCAGAGGCGCGCAGTGATCGCGGAGCCGATCTCCGCCGTCGTTCGTGCCGCCGTGCGTGCGGCGATGTCGGCCTCGACCGCCGCGCTCACGCGTGCGGATTCCTCTGCGAGGCCGAGGTGGTCGAGCAGCAGTGCGATCGAGAGGATCGCCGCGGTCGGATCGGCCTTCTGCTGGCCCGCGATGTCGGGCGCCGAACCGTGCACGGGCTCGAACATCGAGGGAAACGCGCCGTCGGGGTTGATGTTCCCCGATGCCGCGAGTCCGATACCGCCGGTCACGGCTCCCGCGAGGTCGGTGAGGATGTCGCCGAACAGGTTGTCGGTGACGATCACGTCGAAGCGCGAGGGGTCGGTGACCAGGAAGATCGTGGCCGCGTCGACATGCAGATAGTCGACGGTCACGTCGGGGTGCTCGGCGGCGACCTCGTTGACGACACGCTGCCAGATGGCTCCTGCGTGCACGAGCACGTTCGTCTTGTGCACGAGAGTCAGCTTCTTGCGGCGGCGCTCGGCGAGATCGAAGGCGTAGCGCACGACGCGCTCCACACCGAAGGCCGTGTTCACCGAGGTCTCGTTCGCGACCTCCTGCGGCGTGCCCTTGCGGATCGCGCCGCCGTTGCCGACGTAGGGGCCTTCCGTGCCCTCACGGACCACGACGAAGTCGATCTCACCCGGATCCGTCAGGGGACCGGGTGCGCCCGTGAAGAGCTTCGACGGCCGCAGGTTCACGTAGTGGTCGAGGGTGAAGCGCAGCTTCAGCAGCAGCCCCCGCTCGATGTTCGCATCCTTCAGACGCGGCTCGCCCGGCGTGCCTCCGACCGCACCGAGCAGGATCGCATCGTTCGCGGCGATCGATGCGAGGTCGTCGTCGGTGAGGGTGTCGCCGGTCTCGAGGAAGCGCCCGGCACCCAGCGAGAAACGGGTCTTGTCGAAGACCACGCCGCTTTCAGCGGTGACGGCGTCGAGCACCTTCTCCGCCTCGGCGATGACCTCGGGACCGATGCCGTCACCGGGGATGACGGCCAGCTTCACGACACGCGACATGAGACTCCTTGCGCACTGCACGGGGATGGACCGGCCGGGCCCGACGGGGTCGAGCGGGCCGGTCCTCCCAGCGTACTGGTCAGTGCGAGGGGGCTTTGCGCAGTGTGACGGCCGCGATGACACCGGCGAGGACCACGAGGGCAGCGCCGATCAGCGACGTCACCATCACACCGGAGCCGAACGCGGCAGCAGCCGCATCCCACAGCGCTGTCCCGAGCTGCTCCGGAAGCGCCTGCGCCGCGGTGTAGGCGCCGGCGAGGGTCTCCCCCGCCGCGTGCGCCACATCGGCCGGCAGCCCTTCGGGCAGCACGAGCGCGCCGCGGTAGAACGCGGTGATGATGCCACCCAACACCGCGGTGCCGAGCACGGCGCCGAGTTCGTACGCTGTCTCGGAGACGGCACTCGCGGCGCCGGCCTTCGCCGCGGGGGCACTGGAGAGGATCAGCTCGTTCGAGATCGTCTCCGCCGCCCCGATGCCGATGCCGAGCACGACGAAGGCGATGACGAGGGGAAGCACTCCGTGCGCGTGGGTCGTGAATGCCACGATCAGGTAGCCCGCCACCGAGAACGCGAGTCCGACCGGGATCACGATGTGCGGCGGCACGCGGCGCGAGACGGGCACGACCGAGAGGCCGGCGACGATCATCGCGAGCATGCCGGGGACGAGTGCCAAGCCCGCCATCATCGGCGACAGCCCGAGCACCAGTTGCAGGTGCTGCGACACGAAGTAGAGGAAGCCGACGAGCGCGACGACGCTGAGCAGGTTCACCAGGATCGCCCCGGAGAATGAGCCTCGCCGGAACAGCGCCATGTCGAGCATCGGCGACCGGGAGCGCAGCTGGCGACGGACGAACAGGTACCCCATGCCGAAGCCGAGCAGAGCCCATGCGCCGGCCGTGAGGCTCGGCCCGTCGACGGCCAGCGACTTGATCGCGTAGACGACGGGGATCATGGTCGCCATCGAGAGCGCGATGCTGATCAGGTCGATGCGGCCCGGGTTCGGGTCGCGGCTCTCCGGGACGAGCAGCGGTGCCGCGATCAGGAGCGGGATGAGCACGGGGACGGCGATGAGGAACACCGATCCCCAGGCGAAGTGCTCGAGGAGGAATCCGCCCACGATGGGTCCGAGGGCGGAACCGGCGGAGAACGCCGAGGCCCACACCGCGATCGCCATGCGGCGCTGGTCGCGGTTCTGGAAGATCGAGCGCAGCAGCGAGAGGGTCGACGGCATCAGCATGGCGCCGAAGAAACCGAGGAGCGCGCGGGCGGCGATGAGCAGCCCGGCCGTCGGCGCGAAGGCGGCGAGAGCCGACACGGCGGCGAAGCCGGTCGCACCGATCAGCAGCATCTTCCGGCGGCCGAAGCGGTCGCCCAGCGTGCCCATCGTCACCAGGAGCCCGGCCAGCACCAGGGGGTACACGTCGATGATCCACAGCTGCTCGGCCCCGGTGGGGGCGAGCGCGATGGAGATCTCCGGGAGCGCGAAGCTCAGCACCGTGTTGTCCACCGACACCAGCAGCACCGGCAGCATGAGGACGACGAGCGCCGCCCAGCCACGGGCTCCGACGCGGGGAGCATCCGTCTCTGTCGTCGGGATCGACGCAGTACGGGTCATGGAACACCTCTCACAGTTTCGGCGGTATCGTTAGTGAACCGTCCGGATGGTATAGTAACAGAATTCCCGCCGCTCCCCTGTGCAGAGGATCCACGATGCCCCGACCTCCCCTCGCCCGCGAGAAGGTGCTCGACGCCTTCGAAGCGATCCTCATCGAAGACGGCGAACGCGC is a genomic window of Microbacterium maritypicum containing:
- a CDS encoding 3-isopropylmalate dehydrogenase produces the protein MSRVVKLAVIPGDGIGPEVIAEAEKVLDAVTAESGVVFDKTRFSLGAGRFLETGDTLTDDDLASIAANDAILLGAVGGTPGEPRLKDANIERGLLLKLRFTLDHYVNLRPSKLFTGAPGPLTDPGEIDFVVVREGTEGPYVGNGGAIRKGTPQEVANETSVNTAFGVERVVRYAFDLAERRRKKLTLVHKTNVLVHAGAIWQRVVNEVAAEHPDVTVDYLHVDAATIFLVTDPSRFDVIVTDNLFGDILTDLAGAVTGGIGLAASGNINPDGAFPSMFEPVHGSAPDIAGQQKADPTAAILSIALLLDHLGLAEESARVSAAVEADIAARTAARTTAEIGSAITARL
- a CDS encoding MFS transporter, with amino-acid sequence MTRTASIPTTETDAPRVGARGWAALVVLMLPVLLVSVDNTVLSFALPEISIALAPTGAEQLWIIDVYPLVLAGLLVTMGTLGDRFGRRKMLLIGATGFAAVSALAAFAPTAGLLIAARALLGFFGAMLMPSTLSLLRSIFQNRDQRRMAIAVWASAFSAGSALGPIVGGFLLEHFAWGSVFLIAVPVLIPLLIAAPLLVPESRDPNPGRIDLISIALSMATMIPVVYAIKSLAVDGPSLTAGAWALLGFGMGYLFVRRQLRSRSPMLDMALFRRGSFSGAILVNLLSVVALVGFLYFVSQHLQLVLGLSPMMAGLALVPGMLAMIVAGLSVVPVSRRVPPHIVIPVGLAFSVAGYLIVAFTTHAHGVLPLVIAFVVLGIGIGAAETISNELILSSAPAAKAGAASAVSETAYELGAVLGTAVLGGIITAFYRGALVLPEGLPADVAHAAGETLAGAYTAAQALPEQLGTALWDAAAAAFGSGVMVTSLIGAALVVLAGVIAAVTLRKAPSH